CAAAGGAATGCCTTAAAAACATCGATTTCAGGGAGGTTTCAAAGTTGGTCATGTGACACATGTAAGTGACAACACATGCTGCTCAGTGGATAAAGTAGAGGATAATGTTTCCCATCTCACAACCGACTTAAGTAAACACTTTAAAAGTTTGGCATTAACCTTTATTAAACAGTAAGAAAATCCATGTTTTATACAAAACGTAGCAAAACAAATTTGTAAATACAGCTTTGTTCTTACAAAGAActttaacaaattaaaaacaaaacatagtgAACTGAAGATACTTTTTATCCCTTTGTATTCAAATGGTAAACGCTAACCTTCAACCcagaaataaagtattttaaattataatcTTAACTTTGTTGTTTAGTTTATCTAACTTCTGTCGTTTACCTTCTCTAGTTCTTTTATTGCGCAGCATTAGAAAGGCGGAGGAGCATTTTAACAGCATTCACTTCCAGCTCTGACAACTTCTGAACCCTCCGTTCCAGAAAATCCCCAAAATGACTTGTGTCATCTAAGACTGCTTCACCGTATTTATCCGATACAGAACAGGGGGACTGGTCTGTAGGGGGACTGGTTTTGTTGGTGAAGTTGGCACCAAACAATGCTAGAAAAATCTCTGCTGCTTCTTGTATTCTGGTGCCCCCGTGCAGCAGAGGGTCACAATGTAAGCTGGCCTCATCTTGGTCAAAGGGACTAAAGATCATGTCAGGAATAGCAAACTCACCATCTGACCCCCGAAAGGCCTCAGCCAGGTTTTCACAAAAACAGGAATACAGAATAGGATCGGGTGTCCAGTCAGGTTGTGGCTCCACACCCTGAGAGAAGCAGTCCTCCTCATAGTGCAGTTTGAGCAGGTTAGTTAGCGCCTGGTCCTCCTCCTGGGTCAGCTGGACCTCAATCCTCCTTGAGGTCATAGTGCTCAGATGTCTCATGGGGTCAATCTCAGTTCTGAAGGAGTCTGGTGGAGATTGAGCGTTGAGCtgaaacaaaccaaaaacaagggagtgtgtgtttttcaagctCTTTTAAGAGTTATTGTTGTAAATCTTTGTTATCTGCCATATTAtgtcaaaagcaaaaaaaattaatttgacaaaatctttaaccaaagatagacctacATTTACGGTGCAATGCATGCAGTTATAGAGAGGTCTTGTTTTACCAAATTGCCAAAATTAGGCCCTGCGTTCCATTTTTGACCCATCGTAGCATCTAAGTTTGATCATTTGAAAGCTAGAATGACTgggaaacagatttttttttgttcacccTCAAACCGTTTGTAACTAGTATAAACTGTCCTCAAACACCAGTAACTAAGACACCAGTTACTGTGCAGATTAGAAGTTAAAAATCCATCACTTACCCTGAGGTGGCCCAGTGAGTTAGGAATCATCCTTCCATTCCCAATGGTTGGGTCAGGGCTAAACATTTCTACAGGGTCAAAAGGTGAGGAAACCAGCCCATCACCGCTGGATCAAGCCCACATCTAGCCCAGAGTCTCACCTGGATGGAGGAGGTGTTAGCAGCTGTGTGCAGAGGGAGAGAAAAGTCCTGAAAACACAGACTTTCTTTGCTTTACATAGAGTTTGTATCTGATAAAGGAGCAGTGATAGCATGGAGGAAAGTCAAACTCACCTTTGCATTCCATGTAGTTTAATGTCAGCAAACTGGTGTAGATGTAGAGTTGCCATTGATGTGACTAACGTGTCGTGGAAGTAAAAGCAAAGCTACATTTGTGCTGATGGTTAAATTGGAGACACCTGCTGGTTGACCCTGGAACTGGTTTAATCCAACGAACACGTGACAGTTCAACTCTGTTAGAcccctaaataaataaatttacagCCGTAATTTTCTCCCGTCCAGCAATTTTAATTACCCCGTTAATGCAGCGTTGCTTTACCCAATTTACCACAATTATAAAAGGTCAAACCATAGATATAAAAGCGAGAGATGATACACACTTGGCCTTGTTCGAATGGTGAGAAAATGGACGCCATTTTACTGGAAGCTAACTGCACATAATAGCTAGCTTCTGTCCATTTATCAAATCCATCACATTAAAAAGCCTTTTTGGGAAATTTAGCAATGTTAAACTCTTGTTGTTGGTAAATAAGTGCATTGtagtttttaatatatatatatatatatatattgtaggcCTACCAAAAGCATTTAATTGTGAAAAATTATTTAGGCACAACATAAATTACTTACATgagttcattgttttttttttttttttaaacttatttttaatcattggttgttttttattatgtttaccactaggaaatgtttgtgtgttttggacaGAATTCTTTACAATCAATGAATCTCATTAAGGCCACTATACAGGTATAATAAAATCAGGATAGAAACCCTTCATCAGTATCATAGGAAATTTGGAGAAAATATTTGTCGATcatgtttttacaaaataatgGATTTTATGGTTCCCGGTGTGGAGTTACTTccttttctttgtaattttgtacCGATGTTGCTCTTGGgcaataaatatttttagtcAGGAGAATCCCAAATGATTGTGTTTCAATTATTAAGACCTTAAACGTAAGGTGGAACCATGATATGCAcagtatatagatatatagcAGAGCTCACacaagtttagaaaaaaaatatatttatttacgtTCAGTTAAAAATCATCACATTTTTACATCGTGTGTTTTAAAGGATTTTCTTGCTCCTGTGGATAGACGAgtaaaaagaaagtaaaaaaacaatccttttctttaatatttcaaAGATCACAAATATTCACCTCTTTCGTAGTTTCTGGCATAGTTATAAAACTTGGACACTTTGAAAAACTGTGCAGGTGGTTGGTCTGCTCCCATGAAGAGAGCTGGTTTGCTGGGTGGTTTTTTGGTAGCAGGAACAGTTTGGGGGAGAGCAGTAGACCTAATGGGACCTCTCAGACCTGAAGTGTGCACTCCCGCACCTGGCAGAGTGTGGGTGATTTTTCCAACGCCGACTGAATCCGATTCAAATCGGATCTTTGAAAAAAGGAGATAGAGACCAGACAGAGGATATGTGCACTGCACTCCCACCCTGTGAGGACCAATGCACCATTAGATTAAATAAGAAAACTAGGGGAATTCCTAAAGTGATGAGAAATGGGAACGATACCTCTCAGTGGCATTATCCAAAAACCCACTTCTCACATTCAGACTTGTCTGGTACGAAATCTCATTTATGTATGTCACATTCTGCCTGCCAATCTAAGAAATTGGAAAAGAACAGTTATGCTTTCGCATCATACTTGACACAATCATGGACTCTTGTACCTTGACCATCGTTCCACAGCTGCTAACAGGAAATGAAAACAGAGCTCTGGTCTTGTCCGTTTCTTTGGGTCTACAGCGTTTGTCCAGAAGCTTGGTTCCCATGGCCAGTCCTCCATGTGACATGACCAGAGACACATCCACCACCGCAGTAATCCTCCCATCAGTCGAACACACTACAATGGATACAACTTACCAAAATGTGCTCAACAACCATAACTGCTTTTAagtaagagaaaacatgaaatgCACTCACTGATTAGTTCATTTGAAGAGAATGGACATGTCTTCTCGGTGGACGTCTGGGCCACGGATGTCCCTGCATTTTTCATCAGGATAGTAAAGGTGCCGAAAAACCCACCCAACGTTATTTCCTGTGAAAAGAGAATCCAGAGAAATTAACCTTCCCCACACCTGTCAACATTTCATCATTCTGCTCTAGTTTATGTCTTACTGTGTACTCATATCCATCAGTGAAGAGTGGCACTTCCAGTAGCAGACTCTGGCTATTATTGCTCAGAAAGTAGCCACGATGAGTAGCTAGCTCCGCCGTCAGCGGCTCTGAACCAATGAAGATCTCCCACAGGAAGTCAAACGGTCGGTGGCCCAGCTTGAAGCTGATCCCCGTTTCCAAACAGTCCACATCAAAGACTGGAGGAGCTAAAATTTAAAGCGTTAGCAAATCcattttgttcctttaaatGCTACAGACACTGAATATGAGTCACTTACAAACATCTGTAAATGTTGCGACAATGGACGCCAAGTGATAATAAGGTTTACTTTGGGTCTTGACAGTCAGTGTGTAGTTGATGTCCAGGCTGTACTGAAGGACTGACTCCTCTTCTAAATACtggaagaacaaaaacaatgtcACCCAGCAAAAACCAGGCAGTGATTGTTCCTTCGCGAATTCAGTTTACCTGACATAAAGCTACAGGATCATCAAAAGGAACCTCCAGGATGTATCCGTGGGTGTTGTTGTGATAAGAAACTCTCGTGATGTTATGAGAACATTTGTTCGTACAATGTACTTGACGCTCGTGTCCGTTCAAATGAATAGATGTCAGCTCAACGTCTTCAGGGACGTCCCCGACGTAGACGGTGAACTTGTGGTCTTCCAAATTTGTTTGGTTCTCAGTGTAAACCGAGCAGGGCAGCAGTGGCGTCATCAAAGTCCGGTGGAACCGGAGCGTCGTTTCTATCCCATTATTATCCATCAGGACTTGTTCAAAGCAGAGGCAGAATGTGTAAAACTCGTACAAATGATCTACCACAAAACTCTGAAagacagggggaaaaaaagtgatCAAAACGTAAACATATCAAGCTCTTTGTACAAAGTCAAATATCATCTGTGCATGTGATTATTGAATCCATATTAGTAGCAGACTTATTGAGCCTTGCCCACATCCTTTACAAGTTTAGttttgcctttaaaaaaaagcagtttaaCTAATGTTAGATAACTACACCCCAAAAGCACTTTTCTGTtgagacaaatgtatttggtataaTGTATTTGTTGAAGTATTGAAAATTGGCATAATTTGAGGTAAAAATTAAAGAAtgctgccctctatgggttgaaatcaagaatagaatagaatagccttttattgtcattacataacatgtaatgagatagagctccccataaaaatacaaacataagaataaacaatgtatatacaatataaatagattttaaaaaagttCACATACACTCATCAGTATTAACATAATACTGTGCCAGCGTATTGCATAGAACTATTGCACATTGCCCAGTATATTGCACCAGTCAGATAATAATATTGCATAACAGTGAATGGTATTGTAGATTAGTGCATATGAGAGTTCAGAGTGGTTATGCTTTTCGGAAAGAAACTGTTCTTTAGTCTGTTTGTTCTAGCTTTGATACATCTGTAGCGCCTACCAGAGGGCAACAGGTTGAACATGTGGAAACCAGGGTGTGAACTGTCCTTGATGATGCTATGTGCTCTGTTGAGGCAGCGTGAGGTGTAGATGTCcgtattacaatttaattttgctatcgGCTGAGAACAGTGGTTTGCATCCGAAACACCACTGTTTgccccacccctcctataaaaactagcacctgtggaatCTGCAATCTGTGATGAGTAttttggattgagagaattgctAATAGCGATGTATAGTGAATACTGAGTGGgtaattagcatagcatagattgttggAGATTTTAACTGCTCTGTTATCCCCACCAACaacaagacagtcatcaacatcccccgccaaatTGGTTgtcataactcacaaccttttcctaaatgtcctatagctaagaacttagatgtattgtatacataaaaaaaaaaaaattatcacatcagaatataaaattactaactatcttaaatggtttctaagaaaagatgtctcctttaaagatacctcgaacagagtaaagaaaaatggaactcaaaaaaaaaaaattgtttgcttgtcattttcaaattccatcaaggtattgatagcctgaagccacacaccaaatatTGTTATCGTATCCTAAACGGTTTCTACTATTTAAAGTTGGTGTAATTGCATCCTCACCCTCCTGTATCCTCCCTCGGCTGTGTTAGGGATGCCAACATCTATTGTgttgtccttgacttccacagTGTAGCCTTTCTGCTCTGCAGCTTGCTGCTCTACCAGGTTCCCATTGAGCCCCATATTGATTTTTGTGGAATGGAAACCGGGGAAAAGAATTTCAGGAGTCTTCCATATCACGTAGCCATTCTCATACGATCCTGGATCTGTTAgcataaggaaaaaaaaaaaaaaatgttacccGCTATCGAACGGGAAAACAAAGAAAGACTGGTTTACTGACACATGGAGCAAGCAACCACCAGGTCCACCATGAGGACTATCCAGCCTTGTTTGGAGAACAGTGTTGCATGGATCATCTCTACTGGAACACCGTTCTCCTGAAAACACATTCAACGCAATTTTGTACCACTGTGTCACTGAAAAATTGACGAGCAGAAAGTGTACCTGAACGAGGAGACATTCTGGCTGTTCATAAGGTGTGCGAAACACAAGCCTTCCATCCGTGAAGTCAAACATGTAGCCTTGTTTTTTAGCTTGAGAGAGATTCATGGGCAGCATCTGCTCGTCTGCTCTTTGGAACATCACCTGCCAGTCTGATGCGACCGAGCTTTgcatctgtttttttaaaaaaaaaaaaatcaacttgaAGAAGCCCCTGATAAAATCTAAACCATAATTAATAAAGGACGTACGACTTTCGTAGAGTTCAGCTCATCTCTCTGGAGTCTCGACCGACAGCTGACCTCATTTCCCAGAGACACCTGCAAAGACGTCACCAAGTTtaaccacaaaaaaaataaataaataaaatgagaacCATTCCTCATTAGAGTAGCAAACCTTACTTCAATATAGTTAGCCTCACAGGTCACTTCTCTAGGAGACCAGGGCACAGATGGAGAACAGGTCTTGTTTAGAGCATAGATCTTTTCCACCTCGTTGTGCATGGTAATCAGATGAATGTTAAACATGAAGACCTGatcattcttaaaaaaaaaaaaaaaagccgatAACACAATATTTACAAGAAGGTCTATAAAGATATTGTGaatgtctgtttttattttatattatatgtaCTATATTTTCAGTGTGACAGCTGAAGAACGAGGCTCGCAGCTCCACGAGATTAAGGAGATGGATGTGGGTGATGCTGTAGCCACACTTCGCTTGATAAGGCTTAGTGAGCTCATGGAGACCCTTTTTGTCTGTGAAGCAACACAAACACTGGGTGGTGAGAAAGTCCATATAACAAGGATGCCATCATGCATCTTTATTCTGCTACATATTAACATTAAATCATTGCACACCCTTGCACTCGATGGCACAGTGACTGTAAAACTACAGCTATAGTGGACTTTAAATGCTTGTTCTAATGTATGATGTGTAGCCTAGATAGGTTCTAATCCAAAAGTAACTCCTAGTGTACCCTCTACTTTAATTTtggttagtatttatttttttgttgattccTTATAGGTGCCTTTTATGgaaatgtttaacattaaatacTAGGGTATAATGATGCTAAATTAAagctagaaagaaaaaaaaaaaacatactggaATGTTAAAAGGAAACATGGAATGGAATAACATTTTTTGCGAAAGGAAAACAAGTCCATTTACACAAATcgtaaaaataaaattcacatATGCTCACCAACAGCAACAAAGCGAGGGTTGTTCCCAGTGAAGGACAGATCAGCAGCTATCATGAGGTAACGATCATGACACTCCATGTGATGAACTTCTGCATGGAATAAAAACAACCCCTTGTCTCTAATCTAaggttttcactcaaatcaAATACAAATTAAACAGATAACGTACCATCTGGGATTATTTCACTCCTCACAGGTGAGCTTAAAAACAGGACCAGAGCCACACTGCAAGACAAAAAAACCCATTTATTACATTAAAGGTTGTAAAAGCCCTCTCTTTTAATgtacaacttttattttgaaaggtaaaCATGAGTTAAATAACATTTCCTTTCAGAGAAGAACGTACATTTTTATAGACTTAAATGTTGCTAGGTAACAAGCCATGTGTTGTCTGGAGGAAAAACAGTAcaaatgcaatatatatatatataacatttaaaggACAGAAAAGAGATTCTTGTTATAACAAGACAAAGTTATTATGCATTTAGTTCCACTGGAAAGTACcaacatatatttatttaagatcctgtttattatttatatctgtatgttttatttttatacatatattatcTATATTTATAAGTTATTTCAACCCCGTTTGCTGCTATTCTGTTCTTTCTGTTAAGATACTAAAAACGTAAATTCCCCGACAGACCCTTCCCAAGGGTTTAATAAAGTGTAACTAACTTAATCTAATCTAAGATTTgacatttcattcatttaacaAACTTCAATTTAACccaatttatttgtaaagtaattttttttgtcatcatagCAGTTTTTGGCTTTCACACCAACAGACTGGTACAACATTCCTTCCAAATAGTGGGACAACATCTCGTGCAGCACTATTTCATTTTACGGCACTTTTTGGACCTTAAATAGAAAAATTGGGttttagttatgtttattttatttgttgtataaCTCTTAGGTTAAAAAGGTCATAACGTGTAAGTAACAATGCAAATACgcttggaaataaaaaaataaataaaaaaaaaaaacatttatttttgtctatttttccatttccaaaatatcgtatcgtgaatttACGTATATCGTCAAAGCCCTACtaccactgctttaaaggaaCTTCCGGTGTGACATTAACAACTCACCCAAAGCTCAGTCTGACTGACATCGCTCCTGGTGTAACGGCAGAGTCTAAAACTAGCATAAAAGCTAATTTACTACACCTGCACAAATAACGAAGAAGAGAAAATTAGGTGTGGACGTCGTCACCAACCTATAACACCTCCATCATGGCGTTCAGTTCAATATTTATAACTTTTAACACGCCCACCTGCTGCTGAGTAAGGAGAGTATTGATTAGTGATGAGCTGCACCTGACGAAGCACGAGGAGGATGTTGATTGGAATTACAGTGACGCCTAGTGGTCAGGAAGGCGAATGACtgcttaatttaaaaaaacaaaaaaaaaaaaaaaaaaaacatttattcaaatatttaaatgcaattcaaattattcattatttcaaaaatgaattaaataaagtatttacttTATTAGACACTATATACTAATAACAACTATGCAGGTAGATTTgtatctttattattcaattaaaaaaaaaaaaacaattttcaataataataaaaagtttacttcagtcaaaaaagtttactttaatAGAAAAAGCATATTCAGtctcaaatacttttttttgcagttgaacattttttttttctttgagtcAGGAATtctagtgtgtgtatatattctgGGTTTTTTACATAGAGTTTTGGGATATTTGTAAtttgtaaatgtatatattctgtttgtttttttttatagttttgggatatttgtatatgtatatattctggtttttttatatatagttttgggatatttgtatatgtatatattttgtttttttaatatagttttgggatatgtatatattctgtttttttatatatagttttgggatatttgtatatgtatatattctgtttttttatttatagttttgggatatttgtatatgtatatattttgtttttttaatatagttttgggatatttgtatatgtatatattctgtttttttatatatagttttgggatatttgtatatgtatatattctgtttttttatatatagttttgggatatttgtatatgtatatattttgtttttttaatatagttttgtgatatttgtatatgtatatattctgtttttttatatatatagttttgtgatatttgtacatgtatatattctgttttattgtgcAATTTCCTTTCTTGTAACATGTTTTTCCCTCTTTCTATCTGTACTATGTATTATattatctgctgctgaaactgcaaatttcccctttgtggAACAAATAAAGgatatcttatttattttttgattgaagtaaacttattttgattgaaaattcttttttttattaaagtgattttttttttttttattgaatttttttttttttttggattgaataTTACAGACAAATTTACCTCCATATACAACTAATTGTACCaataacaatgacaaatatGTCAACAAGTTATTTGCGTACTATTCATAGGCCTAATGGTCATCATTCATAgtctttaatatttaaaaatgtatactaTATGAAAAAACATAAACTAATAACTCCTAATATATGCATATTATCCAGAAATCCAATGAGT
This window of the Gouania willdenowi chromosome 18, fGouWil2.1, whole genome shotgun sequence genome carries:
- the LOC114480600 gene encoding uncharacterized protein LOC114480600, which gives rise to MLVLDSAVTPGAMSVRLSFGVALVLFLSSPVRSEIIPDEVHHMECHDRYLMIAADLSFTGNNPRFVAVDKKGLHELTKPYQAKCGYSITHIHLLNLVELRASFFSCHTENINDQVFMFNIHLITMHNEVEKIYALNKTCSPSVPWSPREVTCEANYIEVSLGNEVSCRSRLQRDELNSTKVMQSSVASDWQVMFQRADEQMLPMNLSQAKKQGYMFDFTDGRLVFRTPYEQPECLLVQENGVPVEMIHATLFSKQGWIVLMVDLVVACSMYPGSYENGYVIWKTPEILFPGFHSTKINMGLNGNLVEQQAAEQKGYTVEVKDNTIDVGIPNTAEGGYRRSFVVDHLYEFYTFCLCFEQVLMDNNGIETTLRFHRTLMTPLLPCSVYTENQTNLEDHKFTVYVGDVPEDVELTSIHLNGHERQVHCTNKCSHNITRVSYHNNTHGYILEVPFDDPVALCQYLEEESVLQYSLDINYTLTVKTQSKPYYHLASIVATFTDVSPPVFDVDCLETGISFKLGHRPFDFLWEIFIGSEPLTAELATHRGYFLSNNSQSLLLEVPLFTDGYEYTEITLGGFFGTFTILMKNAGTSVAQTSTEKTCPFSSNELIMCSTDGRITAVVDVSLVMSHGGLAMGTKLLDKRCRPKETDKTRALFSFPVSSCGTMVKIGRQNVTYINEISYQTSLNVRSGFLDNATERSDLNRIQSALEKSPTLCQVRECTLQV
- the LOC114480684 gene encoding uncharacterized protein LOC114480684 — translated: MFSPDPTIGNGRMIPNSLGHLRLNAQSPPDSFRTEIDPMRHLSTMTSRRIEVQLTQEEDQALTNLLKLHYEEDCFSQGVEPQPDWTPDPILYSCFCENLAEAFRGSDGEFAIPDMIFSPFDQDEASLHCDPLLHGGTRIQEAAEIFLALFGANFTNKTSPPTDQSPCSVSDKYGEAVLDDTSHFGDFLERRVQKLSELEVNAVKMLLRLSNAAQ